Proteins encoded by one window of uncultured Draconibacterium sp.:
- the nth gene encoding endonuclease III, producing the protein MRKKELFAYIIDYFEKTMPIAETELDYGNPFELIVAVILSAQCTDKRVNQITPELLKRFPTPYKMAEVEPGEVFDYIRSCSYPNNKAKHLVGMAQKLIELFDGEVPSDVDDLQKLPGVGRKTANVIASVVYNKPALAVDTHVFRVAARIGLSTNAKTPLATEQQLMKYIPEELVPKAHHWLILHGRYTCVARKPKCEKCGLTEVCKFYIKQVKK; encoded by the coding sequence ATGAGAAAGAAAGAACTCTTTGCATATATCATAGATTATTTTGAAAAAACGATGCCAATTGCTGAAACAGAGCTCGATTACGGGAATCCGTTTGAGTTGATTGTTGCTGTAATATTATCGGCTCAATGTACCGATAAAAGAGTAAATCAAATTACTCCGGAATTGCTGAAACGTTTCCCTACACCATACAAAATGGCCGAAGTTGAACCGGGCGAAGTTTTTGATTACATTAGAAGTTGCTCTTATCCGAATAACAAAGCCAAACACCTGGTTGGAATGGCACAAAAACTTATCGAATTATTTGATGGAGAAGTTCCGAGTGATGTTGATGACCTGCAAAAACTTCCGGGCGTCGGAAGAAAAACCGCCAATGTTATAGCTTCGGTGGTTTACAATAAACCGGCACTTGCTGTTGATACACACGTTTTCAGGGTGGCTGCTCGTATCGGTTTAAGCACAAATGCCAAAACACCATTGGCAACCGAGCAGCAGTTAATGAAATACATTCCTGAAGAATTGGTGCCAAAAGCACATCATTGGCTCATATTGCACGGACGCTACACCTGCGTGGCACGTAAACCAAAATGTGAAAAATGTGGTTTAACCGAGGTGTGTAAGTTTTATATAAAGCAAGTGAAGAAGTAA
- a CDS encoding pyridoxal-dependent decarboxylase: protein MEKKNIHMSPEQFREEGKKIIDWIADYYEQIEDYPVLSQVKPGDIINSLPDAAPQHGESIDEMITDLDEKIMPGITHWQSPNFFAYFNANTSFPSILGDLVSSGLGVQGMLWATSPAATEVETRVIDWLAEMMNMPEQFRSTSSGGGVIQDTASTAALTAIIAARERVTGFITNEDGLDKKLVAYVSSQTHSSVEKGIKIAGIGRANLRLIDVDENCSMRTDLLEQQIKEDRANGLIPFFVCGTIGTTSSTAIDPIPEIGKICKQEKCWFHIDAASLGTAMLCPEFRHLADGVELADSYSFNPHKWMFTNFDCNVFWVANRSELINTFSILPEYLRNKATESGEVFDYRDWHIQLGRRFRALKLWFVIRHYGVEGLQQLIREHVRLAKQFENWVKDSGNFEVVVPTTMNLVCFRHKSDDAFNLKLMNTINEAGKIFFTHTKLNGQIVLRMNIGQTHIEEKHVKNAWKIIQETAKTLE, encoded by the coding sequence TTGGAAAAGAAAAACATTCATATGAGTCCGGAACAGTTCCGGGAAGAAGGAAAAAAAATAATTGACTGGATTGCTGATTATTACGAACAGATCGAGGATTATCCGGTTCTTTCGCAGGTAAAACCCGGCGATATTATCAACTCATTACCGGATGCAGCGCCGCAGCACGGCGAAAGTATCGACGAAATGATTACAGATCTGGATGAAAAAATTATGCCGGGAATTACACACTGGCAGTCGCCCAACTTCTTTGCTTATTTTAATGCCAACACTTCTTTCCCTTCAATTTTAGGCGATCTGGTATCGTCAGGACTTGGCGTGCAGGGAATGTTGTGGGCAACCAGTCCGGCTGCTACCGAAGTTGAAACCCGTGTAATCGATTGGCTGGCAGAAATGATGAATATGCCCGAACAATTCCGGTCAACATCATCGGGGGGCGGTGTTATTCAGGATACCGCATCAACTGCCGCATTAACAGCGATTATTGCAGCACGGGAACGAGTTACCGGATTTATAACCAACGAAGACGGACTGGATAAAAAGTTGGTGGCTTATGTTTCGTCGCAAACGCACTCATCAGTAGAAAAAGGAATTAAAATTGCCGGTATTGGGCGAGCCAATTTGCGATTGATCGACGTAGATGAAAACTGTTCTATGCGGACTGACCTGCTCGAACAACAAATAAAAGAAGACCGCGCCAACGGACTCATTCCATTTTTTGTTTGTGGAACCATTGGCACCACCTCATCAACGGCTATCGATCCAATTCCCGAAATCGGAAAGATCTGCAAACAGGAAAAATGTTGGTTTCATATCGATGCAGCTTCGCTGGGAACAGCAATGCTTTGCCCGGAATTCAGACATTTAGCCGATGGCGTTGAATTAGCCGACAGTTACAGTTTTAATCCACACAAATGGATGTTTACCAATTTTGACTGTAATGTATTTTGGGTAGCTAACCGTTCTGAACTGATCAATACTTTCTCTATTCTGCCAGAATATTTACGAAACAAAGCCACCGAATCGGGCGAAGTTTTTGATTACCGCGACTGGCATATTCAACTGGGGCGACGTTTCAGGGCACTAAAACTTTGGTTTGTAATTCGCCATTATGGCGTTGAAGGACTTCAGCAGCTGATTCGGGAACACGTTCGACTAGCGAAACAGTTTGAAAACTGGGTAAAGGATTCCGGAAACTTTGAAGTGGTAGTTCCGACAACAATGAACCTGGTATGTTTCCGCCATAAATCAGACGATGCTTTCAACCTGAAACTTATGAATACCATCAACGAAGCAGGCAAAATCTTTTTTACTCACACAAAATTAAACGGGCAAATTGTGTTGCGCATGAATATCGGGCAAACACACATCGAAGAAAAACATGTAAAAAATGCCTGGAAAATAATTCAGGAAACGGCAAAAACTTTAGAATAG
- a CDS encoding acylphosphatase, whose protein sequence is MVQYEIRVTGRVQGVGFRYYVQQQAKLLNVNGWVRNTVDGGVLVMAQGAEPAVKTLVDYLWVGPPLSLVKSVHKAELQLIESYTDFEVRY, encoded by the coding sequence ATGGTTCAGTACGAAATAAGAGTTACCGGAAGAGTTCAGGGAGTAGGTTTTCGCTACTACGTGCAACAGCAGGCCAAATTACTGAATGTTAACGGCTGGGTGCGAAATACCGTTGATGGTGGTGTGCTGGTTATGGCACAAGGTGCTGAACCAGCCGTAAAAACTCTTGTTGACTATCTTTGGGTCGGCCCTCCCCTTTCCCTTGTTAAAAGCGTTCATAAAGCCGAACTTCAACTTATTGAATCGTATACCGACTTTGAAGTCAGGTATTAA
- a CDS encoding FAD:protein FMN transferase, with amino-acid sequence MNQRILLLLGLILIFQACTTSTSKYIANNGTIYGTYYSIKYESPKGEDLQPAIDEELQRLSRIFSHYDKQSTITKVNNNSPVELEQEFTTCFLKAEEIAKITNGAFDITAGPLISAWGFGPEDRQKMTDEKVDSLKQICGYEKIRFENGRIIKENPHMTINMSAIAKGYTCDLIGEFLQKKGCLNYMVDIGGEVVAKGVNDKAKVWTIGIREPIENPFENELSAALMLNNRAMATSGNYLNFYEEDGKKYAHTIDPISGYPVQHSLLSASVVANDCMTADAFATAFMVLGKDAGIEIARMVPGMEIYFIYADENGENQVYMSEGFEEMLRK; translated from the coding sequence ATGAATCAGCGAATTCTTCTCCTTTTAGGATTGATCCTTATTTTTCAAGCCTGCACTACCAGCACATCAAAATACATTGCCAATAACGGAACCATTTACGGTACTTACTACAGCATAAAATATGAAAGCCCAAAGGGAGAAGATCTGCAGCCAGCCATTGATGAAGAGTTACAACGCCTGTCGCGCATTTTTTCGCATTACGACAAGCAGTCAACAATTACCAAAGTAAACAACAATTCTCCGGTTGAACTTGAACAGGAATTTACAACCTGCTTCTTAAAGGCAGAGGAAATTGCAAAAATTACCAATGGAGCTTTTGATATTACTGCCGGTCCGCTAATTAGTGCGTGGGGGTTTGGTCCTGAAGATCGCCAAAAAATGACCGATGAAAAAGTTGATTCGTTGAAGCAAATATGTGGCTATGAAAAAATCCGCTTCGAAAATGGCCGGATCATAAAAGAAAATCCACACATGACAATTAATATGAGTGCCATTGCCAAAGGTTACACCTGCGACCTGATCGGCGAATTTCTGCAAAAGAAAGGTTGTTTGAATTACATGGTTGATATTGGCGGCGAAGTTGTGGCAAAAGGCGTAAACGACAAAGCGAAAGTATGGACAATCGGCATTCGCGAGCCCATCGAGAATCCTTTTGAGAACGAGTTAAGTGCTGCATTAATGCTGAATAACCGCGCTATGGCCACATCGGGAAATTACCTGAACTTTTACGAAGAAGACGGTAAAAAATATGCGCACACTATCGATCCTATTTCCGGATACCCGGTACAACACAGCTTATTAAGCGCTTCGGTTGTAGCCAACGATTGTATGACCGCCGATGCATTTGCCACTGCATTTATGGTATTGGGTAAAGATGCGGGTATTGAAATTGCACGAATGGTGCCGGGTATGGAGATTTACTTTATCTATGCCGACGAAAATGGTGAAAACCAGGTTTATATGTCGGAAGGTTTTGAAGAAATGCTCAGGAAATAA
- a CDS encoding MarR family transcriptional regulator: MEFEQLKLSNQLCFPIYAASRLITRTYQPMLDELGITYPQYLVLMVLWEHDSMPVNTIAKKLILNTNTITPLLKRMEIQGIVKRTRSNEDERKVTVSLTDKGHQLRTRAAEIPEKLVAQLDTDIISVEELIDLREKLNRLIDSMTEQ, from the coding sequence ATGGAATTCGAACAGTTAAAACTCAGCAACCAGCTATGTTTCCCTATTTATGCGGCGTCGCGCCTGATAACACGTACCTATCAGCCAATGCTCGACGAGCTGGGAATTACTTACCCGCAATACCTGGTTTTAATGGTGCTTTGGGAACATGATTCCATGCCGGTGAATACAATTGCCAAAAAGCTGATCCTGAATACCAATACAATCACTCCGCTTTTAAAAAGAATGGAAATTCAGGGAATTGTAAAACGAACCCGATCAAATGAAGATGAACGAAAAGTAACAGTTAGTCTGACTGACAAAGGACACCAGTTGCGCACTCGGGCAGCAGAAATACCGGAAAAGCTTGTTGCTCAACTCGACACCGACATAATCTCAGTTGAAGAATTAATCGATCTGCGAGAAAAACTCAACCGTCTAATCGATTCCATGACTGAACAATAA
- a CDS encoding glutathione peroxidase encodes MKQLLAFFTIATLLVFQAAPSFSAEKGKDKPAQKTFHDFVVKDINGNDFDLAQQKGKKVLVVNTASKCGLTPQFELLQKLYESLDKEKFEIIGFPANNFLKQDPGSSEEILEFCTANYGVTFPMMDKVSVCDYIYTAYPPDENKAEKASTDPIYEWLTKKELNGVADTKIEWNFQKFLIDEDGKLIGSLAPNIISEILILNEWFEN; translated from the coding sequence ATGAAACAGTTACTTGCATTTTTTACTATTGCAACTTTACTTGTATTTCAGGCAGCACCTTCATTTTCGGCTGAAAAAGGCAAAGACAAACCTGCACAAAAAACCTTTCACGATTTTGTGGTGAAAGACATTAACGGCAACGATTTCGACCTTGCCCAACAAAAAGGCAAAAAGGTTTTGGTAGTAAACACAGCTAGCAAATGCGGATTGACACCGCAATTCGAACTATTGCAAAAACTCTACGAATCGTTAGACAAGGAGAAATTTGAAATTATCGGATTTCCTGCCAACAACTTTTTAAAGCAAGATCCGGGTTCAAGTGAAGAAATTCTTGAATTTTGTACCGCCAATTACGGCGTAACATTCCCGATGATGGATAAAGTTTCGGTTTGCGATTACATTTACACGGCGTATCCGCCCGATGAAAATAAAGCGGAAAAGGCAAGTACCGATCCCATTTACGAATGGCTCACAAAAAAGGAGCTAAACGGAGTGGCTGACACAAAAATCGAATGGAATTTCCAAAAGTTTCTGATCGATGAAGACGGAAAGTTGATTGGTTCGCTAGCTCCCAACATTATAAGCGAAATATTGATACTTAATGAATGGTTCGAAAATTAA
- a CDS encoding glutathione peroxidase → MENNFYQFKATSLQGKEVAMDSYKGKTVLVVNTASKCGLTPQFEGLEKLYKDYKDKGLVILGFPCNQFANQEPGDEKSIAEGCLLNYGVTFPMFSKIDVNGDNAHPIYKYLKKELGGTLGSKIKWNFTKFLIDANGNPVKRFAPTTKPEKLESHIAKLLQN, encoded by the coding sequence ATGGAAAACAATTTTTATCAATTTAAAGCAACAAGCTTGCAGGGAAAAGAAGTTGCCATGGACAGCTACAAAGGGAAAACGGTTTTGGTAGTAAACACCGCCAGTAAATGTGGTTTAACACCACAATTTGAAGGACTGGAAAAACTCTATAAAGATTATAAGGACAAAGGATTGGTGATTCTCGGATTTCCGTGTAACCAATTCGCTAACCAGGAACCCGGCGATGAAAAATCAATTGCAGAAGGCTGCCTTTTAAATTATGGCGTTACGTTCCCTATGTTCTCAAAAATCGATGTAAACGGCGACAATGCTCACCCCATTTACAAATACCTGAAAAAAGAACTGGGCGGAACTTTAGGCAGTAAAATCAAATGGAATTTTACAAAGTTCCTGATCGATGCTAACGGTAATCCGGTAAAACGATTTGCCCCAACTACAAAGCCGGAGAAACTGGAAAGCCACATCGCAAAACTTTTGCAGAATTAA
- a CDS encoding metalloregulator ArsR/SmtB family transcription factor: MEVQIISDQQQKIARYAKALGHPVRVYVLQLLGKQSCCYSGDLSDELPIAKSTLSQHLKELKDAGLIQGEIEAPRIKYCVNKENWAEAQELFKDFLKIE, translated from the coding sequence ATGGAAGTACAAATTATTTCAGATCAGCAACAGAAAATTGCCCGTTATGCAAAAGCACTCGGCCATCCGGTACGCGTGTATGTATTGCAATTACTGGGTAAGCAGAGTTGTTGTTACAGTGGCGATTTAAGTGACGAGCTGCCAATTGCAAAGTCAACCTTATCGCAACATTTAAAAGAATTAAAGGATGCAGGCTTGATTCAGGGAGAGATTGAAGCGCCCCGAATTAAATATTGCGTGAATAAAGAGAACTGGGCAGAAGCCCAGGAATTATTTAAGGATTTTCTGAAAATAGAATAA
- a CDS encoding thioredoxin family protein yields the protein MEIKVLGTGCAKCKKLEERTKNAVSELGVEASIEKVEDIYKIMQFGVMNTPALVVDGKVVLSGRLPGDKELKELLS from the coding sequence ATGGAGATAAAAGTGTTAGGAACCGGCTGTGCAAAATGCAAGAAGTTGGAAGAAAGGACAAAAAACGCCGTGAGTGAATTGGGCGTTGAGGCATCGATCGAGAAAGTGGAAGACATTTATAAAATCATGCAATTTGGTGTGATGAACACACCGGCACTTGTCGTTGACGGAAAGGTTGTATTGAGTGGGCGACTTCCCGGTGATAAAGAATTGAAAGAATTATTGTCGTAG
- a CDS encoding nitrophenyl compound nitroreductase subunit ArsF family protein produces the protein MKKLVFILSIMLFVGAISASAQCSGAAQAGPNASCDGCAVAPQSSEVKAYYFHATARCVTCKAVEKVAKETIDENYKGKVTFVSINREEEKDNPLVKKYKISGQTLLLVKGDEMVDLTSSAFMNARTKPEKFEKRLKSEIDAML, from the coding sequence ATGAAAAAACTGGTATTTATTTTAAGTATTATGCTTTTTGTTGGAGCAATTTCAGCAAGTGCTCAATGTTCGGGAGCAGCCCAGGCCGGTCCGAATGCATCGTGTGACGGATGTGCTGTAGCTCCGCAATCAAGCGAAGTAAAAGCCTACTATTTTCATGCAACAGCCCGCTGTGTTACATGCAAAGCTGTTGAAAAAGTAGCTAAGGAAACCATTGATGAAAACTACAAAGGAAAAGTAACTTTTGTGTCGATCAATCGTGAAGAGGAAAAAGACAATCCTTTAGTAAAAAAGTACAAAATCAGTGGACAAACGCTGTTATTGGTAAAAGGCGACGAAATGGTTGATCTTACCAGTTCTGCATTTATGAATGCCCGCACCAAACCCGAAAAATTTGAAAAGCGCTTAAAGTCTGAAATCGACGCGATGCTCTAA